In Brassica oleracea var. oleracea cultivar TO1000 unplaced genomic scaffold, BOL UnpScaffold01552, whole genome shotgun sequence, a single window of DNA contains:
- the LOC106321400 gene encoding agamous-like MADS-box protein AGL80 — translation MGRPKVKLAWVEERKRRATVCQRRMKELIQMAEELTIVCDTSACLVFYNRNNGKLVGWPSLEEAQSLIDCYNALPETERNMNADEEESSFIKTITKEIEKKLELSRKAVEELKMDNLMLQIKNGSRMIADLSQTEIEKLKSYASKKIAYYDRELRKQHPNTSGNEPFLEDDDGEMKTYEGESSESDGADNA, via the coding sequence ATGGGAAGACCAAAAGTGAAGTTGGCTTGGGTCGAGGAACGAAAGAGAAGAGCAACTGTTTGCCAGCGGAGGATGAAAGAATTGATTCAAATGGCTGAAGAACTAACCATCGTTTGTGATACGAGTGCATGTTTGGTCTTTTACAACCGTAATAATGGTAAGCTGGTGGGGTGGCCATCTCTGGAGGAGGCTCAATCTCTCATTGACTGCTATAACGCATTACCGGAAACCGAGAGGAACATGAACGCGGATGAGGAAGAGTCATCATTCATCAAGACCATTACCAAGGAGATCGAGAAGAAACTAGAGCTTTCTCGGAAGGCTGTCGAGGAGTTGAAGATGGATAATCTCATGCTCCAAATCAAAAATGGTAGTAGAATGATTGCTGATCTTTCTCAAACCGAGATTGAGAAGTTAAAGTCATATGCAAGTAAGAAAATTGCGTATTATGATAGAGAGTTACGTAAGCAACATCCGAATACGAGTGGCAATGAGCCATTTCTTGAGGATGACGATGGGGAGATGAAGACGTATGAAGGAGAGAGCAGCGAGTCTGATGGTGCGGACAATGCCTAA